From a region of the Phragmitibacter flavus genome:
- a CDS encoding transglutaminase-like domain-containing protein, protein MNEFLQPTDIIDSTHPTIVAAAVEIAGDAIDDEDVASRCFMWVRDAVRHSSDHPIEIVTYTASDVLKHRVGFCYAKSHLLAALLRARSIPTALCYQRLAFDDTASSFFLHGLVAVHLKRHGWYRVDPRGNKPGIFSDFTPPVESLPYSPTLKGEMNVPGIFPDAMTCVVSTLRQWTTAADVRANLPDFAPEV, encoded by the coding sequence ATGAATGAGTTCCTCCAACCCACAGACATCATCGACAGCACCCATCCGACCATTGTCGCTGCCGCTGTGGAGATCGCTGGCGACGCCATCGACGATGAGGATGTCGCCAGCCGCTGTTTCATGTGGGTTCGTGATGCCGTGCGCCACAGTTCGGACCATCCAATCGAAATCGTTACCTACACGGCGTCCGACGTTCTGAAACATCGCGTTGGATTCTGCTATGCGAAGAGCCATCTGCTCGCCGCATTGCTGCGGGCTCGTAGCATTCCGACCGCTCTTTGTTATCAGCGGTTGGCCTTTGATGACACCGCCTCCAGCTTCTTTCTGCACGGACTGGTTGCTGTTCATCTCAAGCGTCATGGATGGTATCGGGTTGACCCACGTGGCAACAAGCCCGGCATCTTTTCCGACTTCACCCCGCCCGTCGAAAGTTTGCCATACTCTCCGACTTTGAAAGGTGAAATGAACGTCCCGGGGATATTCCCAGATGCGATGACTTGTGTGGTGTCAACCCTTCGACAATGGACAACCGCCGCCGACGTTCGTGCGAACCTGCCGGATTTCGCACCAGAGGTTTGA
- a CDS encoding ATP-dependent helicase: protein MAFDYSLLNVQQREAVKTIHGPVLILAGAGTGKTRVITMRIRYMVEEGISPANILAVTFTNKAANEMRERVGEMLGAAKSKHITLGTFHAFCMRLLRVYAEKIGYKKNFVIYSQGEQQGLVKKILGRLLTKEETLDPSMALMRISKAKNDGSTLGNPERDLDAAVMQQYGDDLRSLNAMDFDDLLLYAVELLEQHDEVREEVRQKYKFVMVDEFQDTNTLQMRLLRALVGPPHNICVVGDDDQSIYGWRGADITNINDYESFFPGATVIKLEENYRSTTAILHTANSLIKHNLGRRGKNLWSKNPGHEPVRMVIVEDEKEEARIIADEMIELQTKKGDTWDDMAVLFRTNEQSRVLEGEFRKRKIPYRIIGARSFFDRREVKDIIAYLTVMVNPDEDTSLLRILNTPTRGIGNSTAQLARQHSIDNGCSVFVAMKDPEFQALLSERTKTPLLEFIEMMDRYGDMARTNSTAYGVMAERFLHEIAYVDHLRKGAKEPDDSAVAENGMKMTIDALHGFDARRRGDGMQAFLDEISLNDDREDKDDIEKKTGVCLITMHAAKGLEFPVVYLPGLEEGILPHKRSIDENRKDEERRLFYVGITRAKRRLTLSYVRYRMKWGQKQTCMPSSFLKELDRTYLEEFDHAAFMKEEIEPDDALDYFAKLRKEMLEGG, encoded by the coding sequence ATGGCGTTTGATTATTCTCTTCTGAATGTGCAGCAGCGTGAGGCGGTGAAGACGATTCATGGTCCGGTGTTGATCCTGGCGGGGGCGGGGACGGGGAAGACGCGGGTGATCACGATGCGGATTCGCTACATGGTGGAGGAGGGGATTTCTCCTGCGAATATTCTGGCGGTGACGTTCACCAACAAGGCGGCGAATGAGATGCGCGAGCGGGTGGGGGAGATGCTGGGGGCGGCGAAGAGCAAACACATCACGCTGGGGACTTTCCATGCGTTTTGTATGCGGTTGCTGCGGGTTTATGCGGAGAAGATCGGGTATAAAAAGAATTTCGTGATCTACAGTCAGGGAGAGCAGCAGGGGCTGGTGAAGAAGATTTTAGGGAGGTTGTTGACGAAGGAGGAGACGTTGGATCCGTCGATGGCGTTGATGCGGATCAGCAAGGCGAAGAATGATGGGTCGACCTTGGGGAATCCGGAGCGGGATCTGGATGCGGCGGTGATGCAGCAGTATGGGGATGATTTGAGGTCGTTGAACGCGATGGATTTTGATGATTTGCTGCTTTATGCGGTGGAGTTGCTGGAGCAGCATGATGAGGTGCGCGAGGAGGTGCGGCAAAAATACAAATTCGTGATGGTGGATGAGTTCCAGGACACGAACACGCTGCAAATGAGGTTGTTGCGGGCGCTGGTGGGGCCGCCACACAACATTTGCGTGGTGGGGGATGATGACCAGAGCATTTATGGCTGGCGCGGGGCGGACATCACGAACATCAATGATTATGAGTCGTTTTTCCCGGGGGCGACGGTGATCAAGCTGGAGGAAAATTACCGGAGCACGACGGCGATTCTGCATACGGCGAACAGTCTGATCAAACACAACCTGGGTCGGCGTGGGAAGAATTTGTGGAGCAAAAATCCGGGGCATGAACCGGTGCGGATGGTGATCGTGGAGGATGAGAAGGAGGAGGCGCGCATCATTGCGGATGAGATGATTGAGCTGCAGACGAAGAAGGGGGATACATGGGATGACATGGCGGTGCTGTTTCGGACCAATGAACAAAGCCGGGTGCTGGAGGGGGAGTTTCGCAAGAGGAAGATTCCGTATCGGATCATTGGCGCGCGCAGCTTTTTTGATCGTCGCGAGGTGAAGGACATCATCGCGTATTTGACGGTGATGGTGAACCCGGATGAGGACACGAGTCTGCTGCGGATTCTGAACACGCCGACGCGGGGAATTGGCAACAGCACGGCGCAGCTGGCGCGGCAGCATTCGATTGACAATGGGTGCAGCGTTTTTGTGGCGATGAAGGATCCGGAGTTTCAGGCGCTGTTGTCGGAAAGAACGAAGACGCCGTTGCTGGAGTTCATTGAGATGATGGATAGGTATGGCGACATGGCGCGGACGAATTCAACGGCGTATGGGGTGATGGCGGAGCGGTTTTTGCATGAGATTGCTTATGTGGATCATTTGCGCAAGGGGGCGAAGGAGCCGGATGATTCGGCGGTGGCGGAGAACGGGATGAAAATGACGATTGATGCATTGCATGGGTTTGACGCGCGTCGGAGGGGTGATGGCATGCAGGCGTTTTTGGATGAGATCAGTTTGAATGATGATCGGGAGGACAAGGATGACATCGAGAAGAAGACGGGGGTGTGTTTGATCACCATGCATGCGGCGAAGGGGCTGGAGTTTCCGGTGGTGTATCTTCCAGGGCTGGAGGAGGGGATTTTGCCGCACAAGCGTTCGATTGATGAGAATCGCAAGGACGAGGAGCGGCGGCTTTTTTATGTGGGGATCACGCGGGCGAAGCGCCGACTGACGCTGAGTTACGTGCGGTATCGGATGAAGTGGGGTCAAAAGCAGACGTGCATGCCGAGCAGCTTTTTGAAGGAGCTGGACCGGACTTATTTGGAGGAGTTTGACCATGCGGCGTTCATGAAGGAGGAGATCGAGCCAGACGATGCGCTGGATTATTTTGCGAAATTGCGGAAGGAGATGCTGGAGGGGGGGTAA
- a CDS encoding HesB/IscA family protein, producing MTERWGVTESAPTAPAPTYKLGNEKLIKVLPNASNRLLGLLKKQGRAEHGALRIKVIGGGCSGLQYKMDLVDGPANRDIMVVSAEVRVVIDPKSALFVSGSELDYSDDLQSGGFKVKNPNAVVTCSCGESFAA from the coding sequence ATGACCGAACGTTGGGGGGTGACTGAATCTGCACCCACGGCCCCCGCACCGACCTACAAGCTTGGCAATGAGAAGCTGATCAAGGTGTTGCCGAATGCCTCGAACCGGCTGCTTGGGCTTTTGAAAAAGCAGGGGCGTGCGGAGCATGGGGCATTGCGCATCAAGGTGATCGGTGGTGGATGCTCGGGATTGCAATACAAGATGGACCTGGTGGATGGCCCGGCGAACCGCGACATCATGGTGGTTTCCGCCGAGGTGCGGGTGGTGATTGATCCGAAAAGTGCGTTGTTTGTTTCCGGCAGTGAGCTGGATTACAGCGACGATTTGCAGAGCGGCGGATTCAAAGTGAAGAATCCGAATGCAGTGGTGACCTGCTCCTGTGGGGAAAGTTTTGCGGCTTAG
- a CDS encoding GNAT family N-acetyltransferase — translation MNAPAAFTLSLDKIPMISTRVAVLTDIPALVAMMREFYAESNYALDARWAAEAFSVVLRDSSRGIAWIVSEGEEPMGYVVVTFRLSMEFGGSDAFIDDLFVSARHRRRGIARTALETAFADCRRRGVLAIHVETGADSVAAKSLYRSFGLEDRKRLLLTTRLTTRCESLLNEKHQQIDRESK, via the coding sequence TTGAATGCGCCCGCCGCGTTTACTTTGTCGTTAGACAAAATCCCGATGATCTCCACGCGAGTTGCCGTTCTGACCGATATTCCCGCGCTTGTGGCGATGATGCGTGAGTTTTATGCGGAGTCTAATTATGCGCTCGATGCCCGCTGGGCCGCGGAAGCGTTTTCGGTGGTGTTGCGAGATAGCTCCCGTGGGATTGCGTGGATCGTGTCCGAGGGTGAGGAGCCGATGGGTTATGTGGTGGTCACGTTTCGGCTGAGCATGGAATTTGGTGGTTCAGATGCGTTCATCGACGACCTCTTCGTGAGCGCGAGGCATCGACGGCGCGGGATAGCCAGGACTGCATTGGAAACGGCGTTCGCTGATTGCCGTCGCCGTGGGGTGCTGGCGATACATGTGGAGACCGGAGCAGACAGTGTTGCCGCCAAATCGCTCTACCGCAGCTTCGGTCTCGAAGATCGCAAGCGTCTACTTCTGACGACGCGACTGACTACGAGGTGCGAATCCTTGCTCAATGAAAAACACCAACAGATAGACAGAGAAAGCAAATAG